From Arcobacter arenosus:
AACTGAGTGTAAAGTTGAGGTTAATGAACCTATCGGTTAATTATTAATATTTTTACTTATTAAAAAGGGAAGAGTTTAGGCTTTTCCCTTTTTTTATTTCTTATTTGATACTAAAAAAGTATTAGACATAAAAAAAGGGCTGAAGTAAAACTTCAACCCTTTTGTATTATTTGCAAATTTATAATTATGCTGCTAATGCTTCTTTAGCTTTTACTACAAGTGATGAGAAACCTTCAGCATCATTGATAGCCATATCAGCTAATATTTTTCTATCAAGTTCAATGTTAGCTAATTTTAAACCGTTCATGAATCTTGAATAGTTAATATCATTTAATCTACAAGCAGCATTGATTCTAACGATCCAAAGCTTTCTAATATCTCTTTTTTTCTGTCTTCTATCTCTGTAAGCATATACTAATGAATGCTCTAATTGTTCTTTTGCTTTTCTAAAGTGTTTTCTTCTTCCTGAGAAAAATCCTCTAGCTTGCTTTAAAACTTTTTTGTGTCTTCTTCTTCTAACTACACCAGTTTTTACTCTAGGCATATCGTTTCCTTTCTTTACTCTATTTATTTAATAGGTGTCGACAACTCTTCCATAAATTGGTGGGTCGAACTTGTCCATTTTTTAGATGGAGGGACTAAAAATTAAGTTTGTTTACTTAATTACGCTTTGTTTAACATTAATTTAACTCTACCAGCATCAGTGCTAGCAACAGTTTGTGGTCCTCTAAGATTTCTTTTTCTCTTTTGAGACATTTTTGTTAAGATGTGGCTTCTAAAAGCTGATCCTCTTTTGATAGAACCATTCTTTTTTACTTTAAATCTTTTTAAAGCTCCACTGTTAGATTTCATCTTTGGCATCGTACAGTTCCTTTCTTATAAATTTGCATTTTCAATTAAAAAATATTTTAAATATTGAAAAAGTGTGAGATTTTACTTAAAATTTGCTTTATTTAAGTTTAAATGAATTGTTTTGGAGTGTTTTAAAGTATGAAAAAGAGAGAGTAGATTCTCTTTTTCATTTTTAGTTTTTACTATGTTCACCTTTTGGTGTTACATACATATTTACAAATCTTCCCTCTTGTTTAGGTTCTGATTCTCTTTGTCCGTATTCTTCAAGCATTGGCCATACTCTTTCAAGTACTTCTGCTCCAGCTTCAGGATGAGCCATTTCTCGCCCTTTTAGAAAAACCCTACATTTTACATGATAACCTTTTTCAAGGAATTCAATTGCATGTTTAACTTTATAGTTAATATCATTTTCTGCAATTTTAACAGAAAACTTAACCTCTTTAACAACAATGATTTTTTGTTTTTTCTTAGCTTCTTTTTGTTTCTTTTCTTGTTGGTATTTAAACTTACCATAATCCATAATTTTAGCAACTGGTGGTTTTCCATCAGGAGCAATAAGAACTAAGTCTAAACCTAGATCATCTGCAGTTTGTTGTGCATCTTTTGTTGATATAATACCATAGTTAGTACCATCATCCCCCATACATCTTACTTCACTTGCAGTAATGTCTTCATTCATTATTGCTTCTTGTTTTTTCCCTCTACTCAAATTTTGCTCCCATTATTTATATCGTTTAACATTTTTATGAACTCTTCTTTGCTCATATTTGATTGCTCTCTTTTTCTTCTATCTCTAAGAGCTACAGTTTTATTTTCAACCTCTTCATCACCAAGAACTAAAATCATAGGTACTCTTTTTTTCTCTGCCATTCTAATTCTTTTATTTAATGATTCATTCATATCAAAAACTTCTGAATCAATTTCATCATAAAGTAATTCTTTTTGAATCTGTTTTGCATATTCAACATGTGTATCTGCAATTGGTACAATAATTACTTGTGTAGGTGCAATTACAAATGGGAATTCTCCCGCTGTATGTTCTGTTAAAATACCAATAAATCTTTCAAATGAACCAAGTATAGCTCTATGAATCATAACTGGTTGTTCTTTTTCACCTTTATCATTGATATATTCCATCTCAAAAGATGTTGGTAAATTCATATCAACTTGAACAGTACCACACTGCCATTTTCTTCCAATAGCATCTAGAATTTTAATATCGATTTTAGGACCATAAAATGCTCCTCCACCTTCATCAATTCCATATTCTAAACCTTCTGAATCAAGTGCATTCATTATAGCTTGCGTTGTTGTTTCCCAGAATTCATCTGAACCAATAGCTTTTTTAGGTTTTGTTGAAACTTCCATTTCATATTTGAAATCAAATAGTTTCATTAATGAATCAACAAATTCAAGTACATCAATAATAACATTTTTAACTTGCGATGGTAAACAGAAAATATGTGCATCATCTTGAGTAAACTCTCTTACTCTAAATAATCCATGCATTGCCCCACTTAATTCATGTCTATGAACAACACCATATTCAAAAAATTTCTTTGGTAAATCTTTATATGATACTAAGTCATTTTTATAAATTTGAATATGACCAACACAGTTCATAGGTTTGATACCATACTCTTGCTCATCAATAGTAGTGAAATACATATTTTCTTTATAATTAGCATAGTGACCAGATTTAACCCATTGATTTGCTTTTAAAATCTCTGGACCACGTACAGGCTCATAACCTCTTACTCTATGTGCTTTATAAAGAAGTCTTTCAAGTTTCCCTCTAAGTCTTGCCCCATTAGGAAGCCATAAAGGAAGTCCTGCACCTATATCTTCATTAAAAGCAAATAGTTCAAGTTCATTTCCAAGTTTTCTATGGTCTCTTTTTTTAGCTTCTTCAAGCATTTTTACATAGTCATTTAACTCTTTTTTATCAAAAAATGCAATTCCATAGATTCTTGTGATCATCTCATTTTCTTCATCACCACCAAGATAAGCTCCAGCTACACGTGTAAGTTTAAAAGCTCGAATCATTCTTGTATTTGGCAAATGAGGTCCTCTACAAAGGTCTTCAAAATCACCTTGTTTGTAAAC
This genomic window contains:
- the thrS gene encoding threonine--tRNA ligase produces the protein MEQIGVLSEGNIYDLQTAEALNITGDEIKADNSPESLEILRHSCAHMMAQAIKELYPEAKFFVGPVVKEGFYYDFKVDSKISDDDLPTIEKKMKEIANRKLPIERFQESREEIENKFANDELKQAVLKNITDDTLTVYKQGDFEDLCRGPHLPNTRMIRAFKLTRVAGAYLGGDEENEMITRIYGIAFFDKKELNDYVKMLEEAKKRDHRKLGNELELFAFNEDIGAGLPLWLPNGARLRGKLERLLYKAHRVRGYEPVRGPEILKANQWVKSGHYANYKENMYFTTIDEQEYGIKPMNCVGHIQIYKNDLVSYKDLPKKFFEYGVVHRHELSGAMHGLFRVREFTQDDAHIFCLPSQVKNVIIDVLEFVDSLMKLFDFKYEMEVSTKPKKAIGSDEFWETTTQAIMNALDSEGLEYGIDEGGGAFYGPKIDIKILDAIGRKWQCGTVQVDMNLPTSFEMEYINDKGEKEQPVMIHRAILGSFERFIGILTEHTAGEFPFVIAPTQVIIVPIADTHVEYAKQIQKELLYDEIDSEVFDMNESLNKRIRMAEKKRVPMILVLGDEEVENKTVALRDRRKREQSNMSKEEFIKMLNDINNGSKI
- the rplT gene encoding 50S ribosomal protein L20 produces the protein MPRVKTGVVRRRRHKKVLKQARGFFSGRRKHFRKAKEQLEHSLVYAYRDRRQKKRDIRKLWIVRINAACRLNDINYSRFMNGLKLANIELDRKILADMAINDAEGFSSLVVKAKEALAA
- the infC gene encoding translation initiation factor IF-3, translating into MSRGKKQEAIMNEDITASEVRCMGDDGTNYGIISTKDAQQTADDLGLDLVLIAPDGKPPVAKIMDYGKFKYQQEKKQKEAKKKQKIIVVKEVKFSVKIAENDINYKVKHAIEFLEKGYHVKCRVFLKGREMAHPEAGAEVLERVWPMLEEYGQRESEPKQEGRFVNMYVTPKGEHSKN
- the rpmI gene encoding 50S ribosomal protein L35 translates to MPKMKSNSGALKRFKVKKNGSIKRGSAFRSHILTKMSQKRKRNLRGPQTVASTDAGRVKLMLNKA